From Pseudomonadota bacterium:
AGCTGGGCGGCCTCATCCTGGACCTGAAACGCCCCCTCCGCGTATCCGGGCAGACTCTCGACCCTGCCCCTGAAATCCGGCAGAATAACGGCCAGCGGCGCATATTTCCCCCTGAACGCCCTCACTCCCGACTTGTTCAATTCCTCACACAGGCGGTCCGGTTCGACAGCCCGGAGGCAGAGCGGCGCCGGAGCATTTCCCGCTTTACATAGTTCAATGGCCCGCGCCTCCCCATAACGCTTGCGCCAGCGACCAAACAGCCATTGCGGGTAACTGTGTAAAATATGCGGCGGATAACCGGTTTCTCCCCCTGCTTTGGGCAACTCCGAAGAGTGGCGGTCAATGTTTCTGAGCACCCCGTTGACAAAACCGGTCAGCCAGCGCGGCTGGCCATCTGTTTTAAGGATCTTCACCGCCTCGTTGATCGCCGCCGAGACCGGAATCCGATCCATAAAAAGCATCTGGAACAGGGCAACCCGCAACGCCTGCCTGATCTCCGCCTTCATCCCAGCCAGAGGATGCTTCGAGAATTGCCCCAGCACATGGTCGAGATAACCGAGCCACCGCACCACCCCAAAGACCAGGGCCCGGCAGAGCTGGGAGTCCTCCGTTTTTGCAAAGTGGTTTTTCGGCAGCTCTTCATCAAGCAGACGCGAAATCGGCAGACGGCTTTCTTCCCATCGGGTGATGATAAAAGCAGCTATGGCTCGGGGGTTTTGCTTCATAATTGATCCGGGGCAACAACAGAGCACAACTTACGTTATATAATTGAAAAGAAGATAATTGTTGAGGCCGGAACCAGGACACATTGAGATGCGATTTTCATCTTGCCGTCCGCCCCTTCCAATAACCGGGAGCACGACTCAAATGCATTATAGCCTGAATCAGGATGACATCATCTTCTTCGATTGTGTAATAAATCCCGAAAGGAAATCGTTTTACGAGACAGCGGCGGACATCTTCCTCCAACGGCTGCCAGGCTTGAGGGTGAAGAAGAAT
This genomic window contains:
- the rsmB gene encoding 16S rRNA (cytosine(967)-C(5))-methyltransferase RsmB, coding for MKQNPRAIAAFIITRWEESRLPISRLLDEELPKNHFAKTEDSQLCRALVFGVVRWLGYLDHVLGQFSKHPLAGMKAEIRQALRVALFQMLFMDRIPVSAAINEAVKILKTDGQPRWLTGFVNGVLRNIDRHSSELPKAGGETGYPPHILHSYPQWLFGRWRKRYGEARAIELCKAGNAPAPLCLRAVEPDRLCEELNKSGVRAFRGKYAPLAVILPDFRGRVESLPGYAEGAFQVQDEAAQLASYLVGVKGPVRCLDGCAGLGGKTTHLAALLPEGSTLVAVEPDLRRRELLQQNLARLGLAEGVAVFGGSLQDLAKENKEPFDVVLIDAPCSGLGVIRHHPDIRWNRVPEDPARYQETQLGLLAGAAGLLAPGGIMVYATCSTEPQENEAVVDAFLAAHPDFTLSNCRDYLQEEALPLVDERGFFHPLPDQGLDGFFAARLERSNAKCKMQNVK
- a CDS encoding type II toxin-antitoxin system RelE/ParE family toxin, whose amino-acid sequence is MNYYFHPEALQEYSAATRYYAEILPSLAVNFVSQIENGINQILLHPQAWQPLEEDVRRCLVKRFPFGIYYTIEEDDVILIQAIMHLSRAPGYWKGRTAR